In Maridesulfovibrio zosterae DSM 11974, a genomic segment contains:
- a CDS encoding electron transport complex protein RnfA has product MEFFMLFISAIFINNIVLVQNLGACPFMGTSKSTDVAMGMGGAVIFVILMATALTWPLQQYVLNPLGLEYLQTIVFILVIASLVQFVEMFLKKAIPPLYQSLGLFLPLITTNCAVLGVAIMVQRNEYSFIKSMMFGLASGIGFLIALVIISSIRERLDIAPVPRVFRGVPIALIMAGVMSLAFYAFKGMAA; this is encoded by the coding sequence ATGGAATTCTTTATGCTGTTTATCTCTGCAATATTCATTAACAACATTGTTCTGGTTCAGAACCTTGGAGCCTGTCCTTTTATGGGAACCTCCAAATCTACAGATGTTGCGATGGGTATGGGCGGAGCGGTTATATTTGTTATTTTGATGGCAACTGCCCTTACTTGGCCTCTGCAACAGTACGTACTCAATCCTCTTGGTCTTGAGTATCTGCAGACCATCGTTTTTATTCTGGTTATTGCTTCACTTGTTCAATTCGTTGAAATGTTTCTTAAAAAGGCAATACCACCCCTTTACCAATCACTGGGTCTGTTTTTACCACTGATCACTACCAACTGTGCAGTGCTCGGTGTGGCAATCATGGTCCAGCGCAACGAATACTCATTCATCAAGTCCATGATGTTCGGTCTTGCTTCCGGCATCGGCTTCCTGATTGCTCTAGTCATAATTTCATCCATCCGTGAAAGACTGGATATCGCTCCGGTTCCCCGTGTTTTCAGAGGCGTTCCTATCGCACTGATCATGGCAGGTGTCATGTCACTGGCGTTCTACGCTTTTAAGGGCATGGCCGCTTAA
- the rsxE gene encoding electron transport complex subunit RsxE encodes MSRLVKEFAKGLWDELPPFRVLLGLCPTLAVTSTAENGFGMGMAVVFVLTMSNLIISSIRKIIPAKVRIACFIVITASLVVAVELLMQAYTYPLYQRLGIFVPLIVVNCLILGRAEAFASKNGVALSIADALGMGIGFTLSLTFLGAIREVLGNGTIFGTHIMWSSFEPATLMVKAPGAFVALGVILAGMNAFNRYMSRRKGETPPEVMNSTCASCGACGGIDNLKGK; translated from the coding sequence ATGAGCCGTTTAGTAAAAGAATTTGCAAAAGGACTCTGGGACGAACTTCCTCCATTCAGGGTTCTTCTCGGTCTGTGTCCTACTCTGGCAGTAACTTCCACTGCGGAAAATGGTTTTGGTATGGGAATGGCGGTTGTTTTTGTTCTGACCATGTCCAACCTTATCATTTCCAGCATCAGAAAAATTATTCCTGCTAAAGTTCGTATTGCCTGTTTTATTGTCATCACAGCGTCATTGGTTGTTGCTGTTGAGTTGCTTATGCAGGCTTATACTTATCCGCTATACCAGCGTCTTGGTATTTTTGTTCCGCTGATTGTTGTTAACTGTCTTATTCTTGGCCGTGCCGAGGCATTTGCCTCTAAGAACGGCGTGGCTCTGTCTATTGCTGATGCACTGGGCATGGGCATAGGTTTCACTCTGTCTTTAACATTTCTAGGGGCTATCAGAGAAGTGTTGGGAAATGGAACTATTTTCGGAACACATATTATGTGGTCTTCCTTCGAGCCTGCTACTTTGATGGTTAAAGCTCCCGGTGCTTTTGTTGCTCTGGGTGTAATTCTGGCGGGTATGAATGCATTCAACAGGTATATGAGTCGCCGTAAAGGTGAGACTCCTCCTGAAGTGATGAATTCCACCTGCGCTTCTTGCGGAGCCTGCGGCGGAATCGATAACCTCAAGGGTAAATAG
- the rnfG gene encoding RnfABCDGE type electron transport complex subunit G produces the protein MRGILHMIVVLSLICATSGAVLVNLKQATKNQIEQQVLTYVQGPALLSVLENRDNDPIAERVTIKDVTVFPAIKDGKLVGVALESFAPGYSGNIGVMVGFDVNKDELLGIGITTQTETPGLGTRVTEPSFTNRFKAHGLESMQITSKGGDVDSIAGATYSSVGTVDAVRKAIKVYQSIKPEISSIWKMS, from the coding sequence ATGCGTGGAATACTTCATATGATCGTGGTCCTGTCCTTAATCTGTGCTACCTCCGGGGCGGTGCTGGTTAACCTGAAACAGGCTACCAAAAATCAGATTGAACAACAGGTTCTGACCTATGTACAGGGGCCCGCGCTTCTGTCCGTTCTTGAAAATAGAGATAACGATCCTATTGCCGAGCGAGTAACTATCAAAGACGTTACCGTTTTCCCGGCGATTAAAGACGGCAAACTTGTCGGCGTTGCTCTTGAGTCATTTGCTCCCGGTTATTCCGGTAATATCGGGGTTATGGTCGGTTTTGATGTAAACAAGGATGAACTCCTTGGAATTGGCATCACTACTCAGACTGAAACACCGGGACTTGGAACACGCGTTACAGAACCTTCTTTCACCAACAGATTCAAAGCTCACGGTCTTGAATCTATGCAAATCACATCCAAGGGTGGCGACGTTGATTCCATTGCAGGAGCAACTTATTCATCAGTTGGTACTGTGGATGCTGTGCGGAAGGCCATTAAAGTTTATCAGTCCATCAAGCCCGAGATCAGTTCGATCTGGAAGATGTCTTAA
- a CDS encoding RnfABCDGE type electron transport complex subunit D, protein MTPPVIKAMSDIAVRLTVSPAPHWRSKRTVEKMMQYHLLALVPAVIMAFMMYGLPALATVGIAGSVAVLTEAICLKMQERDINVDNLTALYEGILFAFLLPATCPWWMVACGAALTIVLGRTVFGGFGSNPICAPLVAWAFCRVSWPAAMDIDINLANFMINSPVDQLKHFGLESLDQFNYMDLFLGKQLGGLGASQIIAVLAGGIFLVATGWVRAFIPAAFLIGVVVTSSIFWMIDPEVYANPLFHLLTGSVMFGAFFLATDTASSPVGWLPQILFGLIAGTMVIVIRVYGVYPDGAPFAIMIANLLTPLLDRVRPKPFGGR, encoded by the coding sequence ATGACTCCTCCAGTAATTAAAGCAATGTCTGACATTGCAGTCAGACTCACGGTTTCGCCTGCTCCTCACTGGCGCAGCAAGCGTACTGTGGAGAAGATGATGCAGTATCATCTTCTGGCTCTGGTTCCCGCAGTTATTATGGCTTTCATGATGTACGGCCTGCCTGCACTGGCTACAGTCGGTATTGCCGGTTCGGTGGCTGTTCTAACTGAAGCTATCTGCCTCAAGATGCAGGAACGTGACATCAATGTAGATAACCTTACAGCTCTTTATGAGGGCATTCTTTTTGCTTTCCTGCTGCCAGCAACCTGTCCTTGGTGGATGGTTGCCTGCGGTGCTGCATTGACCATTGTTCTCGGTCGTACTGTTTTCGGAGGATTCGGCAGCAATCCTATATGTGCACCTTTGGTTGCCTGGGCTTTCTGCCGTGTTTCATGGCCTGCTGCCATGGATATTGACATAAATCTTGCTAATTTCATGATCAATTCTCCTGTGGACCAGCTCAAACATTTTGGCCTCGAAAGCCTTGACCAGTTCAATTACATGGACCTTTTCCTGGGTAAACAGCTCGGTGGATTGGGCGCTTCACAGATTATCGCCGTTCTGGCTGGTGGGATCTTTCTCGTTGCCACCGGATGGGTGCGTGCATTTATTCCAGCAGCATTCCTTATTGGTGTGGTCGTGACTTCATCTATTTTTTGGATGATTGATCCTGAAGTTTATGCCAATCCGCTATTTCATCTGTTGACCGGATCTGTAATGTTCGGAGCCTTTTTTCTGGCTACAGACACGGCTTCAAGTCCTGTCGGCTGGTTGCCGCAAATCCTTTTCGGACTCATTGCCGGAACCATGGTGATTGTTATCAGGGTTTACGGTGTTTATCCTGACGGTGCTCCTTTTGCTATAATGATCGCAAATCTGCTGACACCTCTTCTGGACCGGGTTCGTCCTAAACCTTTCGGAGGCAGATAA